From Vicia villosa cultivar HV-30 ecotype Madison, WI unplaced genomic scaffold, Vvil1.0 ctg.000672F_1_1, whole genome shotgun sequence, the proteins below share one genomic window:
- the LOC131630309 gene encoding kinesin-like protein KIN-14Q: MEDKGWNHYDHDPLLLTDASFHQQQPESISTGVLQTSKLNSAMATDPQSCGLSRENEISERGSVQFDDPIVKSLVDDDPIVSERSILGFSMTSPDLVVCSGSPDIAGISYCDSPVMLKSKNCCNLDSSMELSFENGIDESEVEVVSKVRKTPMVKFSNVCQTFEPEEELLSPEASFELRQPPVTKVESLQDCSPGDNEMTEDTGESQEAELEFSQSVGVEEKFLKLKRDFECQTKELAVTKRELWELKKENHKKRTECQEALNSLKELQDELMRKSMHVGSLAFAIEGQVKEKSKWFTTLRDMTRRLKIMKTEHIKLLEEAEAYKKYEADISELGRVIKSKMNEQLELNEDLKSKYIEGTKIQKELYNKVLELRGNIRVFCRCRPLNAEEIKGGATVALDFDSSKEGELTVLSNGSSKKTFKFDAVFGPQIEQADIFEDTIPFATSVLDGYNVCIFAYGQTGTGKTFTMEGTEEARGVNFRTLEKMFDIIKERQTLYSYDISVSVLEVYNEQIRDLLVSGNHPGMSARRLEIRQAGEGMHIPGLVEAHVNNMTEVWDVLQTGSNARAVSSTNANEHSSRSHCIHCVMVKGENLLNGEHTRSKLWLVDLAGSERVAKTEVQGDRLKETQNINRSLSALGDVISALATKSSHIPFRNSKLTHLLQDSLGGDSKALMFVQISPNENDLSETICSLNFASRVRGIELGPAKKQWDTIELLKHKQMADKTKQELKLKDFQIKKMEDTIHGLEFKMKERDHKNKSLQDKVKELESQLMIERKLARQHVDSKIAEQHQMNQEQNNSILRPTPLANRPLATLKNCNDPTSGGNSARPLMENIISKPYNIPFSTIESSIKYIDQNEKENNPDMADNKSLLPKRTARASLCTMTPRGIPSATTSRRNSLIPLPSLTHFQTPFIPKLTNQDVIEESKTMQPLQGHCESPKEVKSGVKKIGSILRRSTHRKGQVKSPLQHMRKVGGVNVGMEKLRVSIGSRGKLAQRGVQAGNGRRGGGAKEQKNSHKDKERGWI, from the exons ATGGAAGATAAAGGATGGAATCACTATGATCATGACCCTCTTCTTCTCACTGACGCTTCTTTTCATCAACAGCAACCAGAATCCATTTCCACTG GGGTTTTACAAACATCTAAATTGAATTCAGCTATGGCGACTGATCCTCAATCTTGTG GATTGTCTCGGGAAAATGAAATCTCCGAACGGGGTAGTGTGCAATTCGATGATCCAATTGTGAAAAGTTTGGTTGATGATGATCCAATTGTTTCGGAACGGTCGATATTAGGGTTTTCGATGACTTCACCGGATCTGGTGGTCTGTTCTGGCTCACCGGATATTGCTGGAATCAGTTATTGTGACTCTCCGGTGATGTTGAAGAGCAAAAATTGCTGTAATTTGGATTCATCTATGGAGCTTTCTTTTGAGAATGGGATCGACGAGTCTGAAGTTGAAGTTGTTTCTAAAGTTCGTAAGACTCCAATGGTTAAATTCTCGAATGTGTGTCAAACTTTTGAACCGGAAGAGGAATTACTATCACCTGAAGCCTCCTTTGAGCTTCGTCAACCGCCGGTAACTAAAGTCGAGTCACTGCAAGACTGCTCTCCCG GAGATAATGAAATGACGGAAGACACTGGAGAGTCTCAGGAAGCAGAGTTGGAGTTCTCACAA AGTGTTGGAGTAGAAGAGAAGTTTCTGAAGCTGAAAAGAGATTTCGAGTGTCAGACGAAAGAGCTGGCAGTAACAAAGAGGGAGTTGTGGGAGCTCAAGAAGGAGAATCATAAAAAACGTACTGAATGTCAAGAAGCTTTGAACTCCTTAAAGGAGCTTCAGGACGAGCTAATGCGCAAGTCGATGCACGTAGGGTCTTTAG CATTTGCTATTGAGGGACAAGTGAAAGAGAAAAGTAAGTGGTTTACAACACTGAGAGACATGACGAGAAGATTGAAG ATTATGAAAACGGAACATATTAAGCTATTAGAAGAAGCGGAGGCATACAAGAAATATGAAGCAGATATAAGCGAATTGGGGCGCGTTATCAAGTCTAAAA TGAATGAACAACTAGAGTTAAATGAAGATCTCAAGTCCAAATATATAGAAGGGACTAAGATTCAAAAAGAGCTTTACAATAAGGTATTAGAGTTGAGAGGAAACATAAGGGTCTTTTGCCGGTGTAGGCCACTCAATGCCGAAGAGATCAAAGGAGGAGCCACAGTGGCCTTAGATTTTGATTCTTCTAAAGAGGGCGAGCTTACTGTTCTGTCAAACGGATCTTCGAAAAAGACTTTTAAATTTGATGCTGTCTTTGGCCCTCAAATTGAACAAG CTGATATCTTTGAAGACACTATACCATTTGCAACCTCGGTTTTAGATGGATACAATGTATGCATTTTTGCATACGGACAGACTGGTACAGGAAAAACCTTCACAATGGAGGGAACAGAAGAGGCTCGTGGAGTTAATTTCAGGACTCTAGAGAAAATGTTTGATATAATCAAGGAAAGACAAACCCTCTACAGTTATGATATCTCCGTAAGTGTCTTGGAAGTGTACAATGAGCAAATAAGAGATTTGTTGGTTTCAGGAAATCATCCAGGAATGTCTGCAAGACG ATTGGAGATAAGGCAAGCTGGTGAAGGAATGCATATTCCAGGTTTGGTTGAGGCACATGTGAACAACATGACTGAAGTGTGGGATGTCCTACAAACTGGTAGCAATGCAAGGGCTGTAAGCTCAACCAATGCGAACGAGCATAGTAGTCGATCTCACTGCATTCACTGTGTCATGGTTAAGGGAGAAAATTTGTTGAATGGAGAACACACTAGAAGCAAGTTATGGCTTGTGGACCTAGCTGGCAGCGAAAGGGTTGCAAAGACAGAAGTACAAGGTGATAGATTGAAGGAGACACAAAATATTAATAGGTCTCTTTCTGCACTTGGCGATGTCATTTCAGCTCTCGCAACTAAAAGTTCACACATCCCTTTCAG GAACTCCAAGCTTACACACTTGCTGCAAGACTCATTAG GAGGAGATTCAAAGGCACTCATGTTTGTACAAATCAGTCCTAATGAAAATGATTTGAGCGAAACGATTTGCTCTTTGAACTTTGCTAGTAGAGTAAGAGGAATAGAATTGGGCCCGGCAAAAAAACAGTGGGACACCATTGAACTTCTGAAACACAAACAGATG GCTGACAAAACTAAACAAGAGCTAAAACTTAAGGATTTTCAAATCAAGAAGATGGAGGATACAATCCATGGATTAGAGTTCAAAATGAAGGAAAGGGATCATAAAAACAAAAGTCTTCAAGACAAG GTGAAGGAACTGGAATCACAGCTTATGATTGAGAGAAAGCTAGCGCGTCAACATGTAGACTCAAAGATAGCTGAGCAGCATCAAATGAATCAAGAGCAAAACAATTCAATTTTAAGACCAACACCACTCGCGAATCGACCATTAGCAACTCTCAAGAATTGTAACGATCCAACAAGTGGCGGAAATTCAGCTAGACCCTTAATGGAGAACATCATCTCAAAACCTTACAATATACCCTTTTCTACAATAGAAAGCTCCATCAAGTACATTGATCAGAACGAGAAAGAAAACAATCCTGACATGGCCGATAACAAGTCGCTACTTCCAAAAAGGACAGCAAGAGCTTCTTTATGCACAATGACACCGCGAGGCATTCCGTCTGCAACTACTTCAAGGAGGAACTCTCTGATTCCTCTCCCAAGTTTAACACATTTTCAAACACCATTCATACCAAAGTTAACAAACCAAGATGTCATCGAGGAATCAAAAACAATGCAACCATTACAAGGTCATTGCGAGAGTCCTAAAGAAGTGAAAAGCGGTGTTAAGAAGATCGGGAGCATATTAAGAAGAAGCACACACAGAAAAGGTCAGGTGAAGTCTCCACTACAACATATGAGAAAAGTTGGTGGTGTAAATGTAGGAATGGAGAAACTGAGAGTTTCTATTGGAAGTAGAGGGAAATTGGCACAAAGAGGGGTGCAAGCTGGAAATGGCAGAAGAGGTGGAGGTGCTAAAGAACAGAAGAATAGTCATAAGGACAAGGAAAGGGGATGGATATAA
- the LOC131630323 gene encoding uncharacterized protein LOC131630323 yields MADQEQHNMEVRMEIDELKGSITKLTEMMQVLIARDAEPQRTVIAEVSEAVEDPIPVQRPPSTWPEFGLPPGYTPPFANTLGVGLSAQQIAPIPVAAEQSSIVHTTVQPTFNNPPFVYHVDDSERGDQEHNHEVEEVKEKYNVLEKRLKAVEGNDIFGFDTMNLCLVSDLTVPAKFKVPEFEKYKGHTCPKDHLTMYFRKMADYANNDKLLVHIFQDSLAGASLKWYMSLKREHIQTWRDLGEAFLKQYKYNMDLAPDRRQLQTMTMRDRETFKVYAQRWRELAAQVEPPLAEKELTGMFMDTLQPVFYEKMIGSVSSSFADLVIIGERVEEGLKNGRIVNAAESSNNNQTKRFPGNFHRKKEGETNVVVTSGEGPQNPQPYQVPTYPQAPFMPYYQYPHVAAAQHQQPYIPMPSHQQPWNASHQNASQSAPQNAQQNQNRQQNQDRPQKDPPKEPRRIDPIPMTYTELWPALIHKSLIAPRPTKAPTPPFSKGYNPNAKCAFHSGVVGHSIEDCWVLKEKVQDLIESKMLTFRDINPNVVTNPLPH; encoded by the coding sequence ATGGCTGACCAAGAGCAACACAACATGGAAGTTAGGATGGAAATCGACGAGTTGAAGGGAAGCATCACCAAGCTCACTGAGATGATGCAAGTGCTAATAGCTAGGGATGCTGAACCCCAAAGAACTGTCATAGCTGAAGTCTCCGAAGCTGTTGAGGATCCCATTCCCGTTCAGAGGCCACCTTCTACCTGGCCAGAATTTGGTTTACCACCTGGTTATACTCCCCCATTCGCGAATACTTTGGGAGTAGGACTTTCTGCGCAACAAATTGCACCAATACCAGTCGCCGCTGAACAGTCATCGATTGTTCACACTACTGTTCAACCTACTTTCAACAATCCTCCTTTTGTCTATCATGTTGATGATTCCGAACGTGGTGATCAAGAACACAACCACGAGGTGGAGGAAGTGAAAGAAAAGTACAATGTCCtcgagaaaaggttgaaagctgTTGAAGGAAATGACATTTTTGGATTTGATACCATGAACCTCTGCTTGGTTTCTGACTTGACTGTACCTGCAAAGTTCAAAGTCCCTGAATTCGAAAAGTACAAGGGGCATACTTGTCCTAAAGATCATCTGACTATGTACTTTCGCAAGATGGCCGATTATGCCAACAATGACAAATTGCTTGTTCACATCTTTCAAGATAGCTTGGCTGGAGCTTCTCTGAAATGGTACATGAGTTTGAAGAGGGAGCATATCCAAACATGGAGAGACTTAGGCGAAGCTTtcctgaaacaatacaagtacaacatgGACTTAGCCCCTGATCGCAGACAACTTCAGACTATGACCATGAGAGATAGAGAAACTTTCAAAGTGTATGcccaacgctggagagagctagctgcTCAAGTCGAACCTCCTCTTGCTGAAAAAGAGCTTACTGGTATGTTTATGGATACCTTGCAGCCAGTTTTCTATGAGAAAATGATTGGAAGTGTCTCTTCTAGCTTTGCTGACCTGGTCATTATTGGAGAAAGGGTCGAAGAAGGCTTGAAAAATGGCAGGATTGTCAATGCTGCTGAATCTTCCAATAACAACCAAACAAAGAGATTCCCTGGAAACTTCCATAGAAAGAAAGAAGGTGAAACTAATGTTGTTGTGACTAGTGGTGAAGGACCTCAAAATCCACAACCTTATCAAGTTCCAACTTATCCACAAGCACCATTCATGCCTTACTATCAGTATCCACATGTTGCAGCTGCTCAACATCAACAACCATACATCCCAATGCCATCGCATCAACAACCATGGAACGCTTCTCATCAGAATGCTTCACAAAGTGCTCCTCAGAATGCTCAACAAAATCAGAATAGGCAGCAGAATCAGGATAGGCCTCAGAAAGATCCGCCAAAGGAGCCTCGCCGCATCGACCCAATTCCAATGACTTACACTGAATTGTGGCCTGCACTAATCCATAAGTCGTTGATAGCTCCTAGGCCAACTAAAGCTCCAACTCCACCGTTCTCCAAAGGATATAATCCTAATGCTAAATGTGCTTTTCATAGTGGAGTAGTTGGTCATTCCATTGAAGACTGTTGGGTTCTGAAGGAGAAGGTTCAAGATCTGATCGAAAGCAAGATGCTCACCTTCCGAGATATTAATCCGAATGTGGTCACTAATCCCCTACCCCATTGA